The following proteins are co-located in the Micromonospora viridifaciens genome:
- a CDS encoding acyl-CoA dehydrogenase, producing MTHYKSNLRDLEFNLFEVFGADRTFGQAPYTDLDVDTARSFLTEVDRLAREDLAASYADSDRNPPIFDPATHTAPLPESFKKSYQAFVDSEFWRLDLPEELGGTRAPRALWWSLAELVLGANAPIWMYASGPSFAHVLYAEGTERQQKWAELFIEKQWGSTMVLTEPDAGSDVGAGRTRAIPQPDGSWHIEGVKRFITSGEHDLSDNLVHYVLARPVGVEGAGGPGTKGLSLFVVPKYHFDEETGELGERNGVFATNVEHKMGLKVSNTCEMTFGEHGVPAKGWLLGDKHDGIRQMFMIIEYARMMVGTKAIATLSTGYLNALEYAKNRVQGADLTQSTDKTAPRVTITHHPDVRRSLLMQKSYAEGLRALVCYTATWQDKVATAEAAGDEPATKLAKRVNDLLLPLVKGVGSERAYELLGHESLQTFGGSGFLQDYPLEQYVRDSKIDTLYEGTTAIQSLDLIFRKIVRDNGKALLAVAGEIQEFISSEAGNGRLKEERQALGKALAEIQNMLGVLTGWLADAQAGDARALYKVGLSSRRFLLAIGDLMVGWLLQKQAEVALKALAGEVSAVDQAFYTGKLAAARFFAREVLPRIGADRRIIAGTDVEIMDLPEEAF from the coding sequence ATGACCCACTACAAGAGCAACCTTCGGGACCTTGAGTTCAACCTGTTCGAGGTCTTCGGGGCGGACCGGACGTTCGGCCAGGCGCCGTACACGGACCTGGACGTCGACACCGCCCGCAGCTTCCTCACCGAGGTCGACCGTCTGGCCCGCGAGGACCTCGCCGCCAGCTACGCGGACAGCGACCGCAATCCGCCGATCTTCGACCCGGCGACGCACACCGCGCCGCTGCCCGAGTCGTTCAAGAAGTCCTACCAGGCCTTCGTGGACTCCGAGTTCTGGCGGCTCGACCTACCGGAGGAGCTGGGCGGCACCCGGGCTCCGCGCGCCCTCTGGTGGTCGCTCGCCGAGCTGGTGCTCGGCGCCAACGCCCCGATCTGGATGTACGCCTCCGGCCCGTCCTTCGCGCACGTGCTGTACGCCGAGGGCACCGAACGGCAGCAGAAGTGGGCCGAGCTCTTCATCGAGAAGCAGTGGGGCTCGACCATGGTGCTCACCGAGCCGGACGCCGGCTCGGACGTCGGCGCCGGCCGTACCCGCGCGATCCCGCAACCCGACGGCTCGTGGCACATCGAGGGCGTGAAGCGCTTCATCACCTCGGGCGAGCACGACCTCTCCGACAACCTCGTCCACTACGTGCTGGCCCGCCCGGTCGGCGTGGAGGGCGCCGGTGGCCCGGGCACCAAGGGCCTCTCCCTCTTCGTGGTGCCGAAGTACCACTTCGACGAGGAGACCGGCGAGCTGGGCGAGCGCAACGGCGTCTTCGCCACCAACGTCGAGCACAAGATGGGCCTGAAGGTCTCCAACACCTGCGAGATGACCTTCGGCGAGCACGGCGTCCCGGCCAAGGGCTGGCTGCTCGGCGACAAGCACGACGGCATCCGGCAGATGTTCATGATCATCGAATACGCCCGGATGATGGTCGGCACCAAGGCGATCGCCACCCTCTCCACCGGCTACCTGAACGCGCTGGAGTACGCGAAGAACCGGGTGCAGGGCGCCGACCTGACCCAGTCGACCGACAAGACCGCGCCGCGAGTGACCATCACCCACCACCCGGACGTGCGTCGCTCGCTGCTCATGCAGAAGTCGTACGCCGAGGGCCTGCGCGCGCTGGTCTGCTACACGGCAACCTGGCAGGACAAGGTCGCCACCGCCGAGGCGGCCGGCGACGAGCCGGCCACCAAGCTGGCCAAGCGGGTCAACGACCTCCTCCTTCCGCTGGTCAAGGGGGTCGGCTCGGAGCGGGCGTACGAGCTGCTCGGCCACGAGTCGCTGCAGACCTTCGGCGGCTCCGGCTTCCTCCAGGACTACCCGCTGGAGCAGTACGTCCGGGACTCCAAGATCGACACTCTGTACGAGGGCACGACCGCGATCCAGAGCCTCGACCTCATCTTCCGGAAGATCGTCCGGGACAACGGCAAGGCCCTGCTGGCGGTCGCCGGTGAGATCCAGGAGTTCATCAGCTCCGAGGCCGGCAACGGCCGGCTCAAGGAGGAGCGGCAGGCGCTCGGCAAGGCGCTCGCCGAGATCCAGAACATGCTCGGCGTGCTGACCGGCTGGCTCGCTGATGCTCAGGCCGGTGACGCGCGAGCCCTCTACAAGGTCGGCCTGAGCAGCCGCCGGTTCCTGCTGGCGATCGGCGACCTGATGGTCGGCTGGCTGCTGCAGAAGCAGGCGGAGGTGGCGCTGAAGGCCCTGGCTGGCGAGGTTTCCGCCGTCGACCAGGCGTTCTACACCGGCAAGCTGGCCGCGGCCCGGTTCTTCGCCCGCGAGGTGCTGCCCCGCATCGGTGCCGACCGGCGGATCATCGCGGGCACCGACGTGGAGATCATGGACCTTCCGGAGGAGGCGTTCTGA
- a CDS encoding PP2C family protein-serine/threonine phosphatase — translation MLSGVRTKPFQSGSGPLSPGSRAGLGAAFGLLAVVSAMELADGPAAHYIALLVAAPLLAAALASWPLVLGVGVLATGIGAAFALGERPTSLASVVTVAGVALATGIAGAVAAGRQRQTEKIAELSRLASVAQQAVLRTLGPQVGTLAVAARYISSTARAEIGGDLYEAMDTPYGVRMIIGDVRGKGLDAVRLASIVLGSYRHVAYERADLRAVVTDLDRAVARNVGDEDFVTAALVEERGGTLTIVNCGHPPPLLLRRGAVIPLEPPAPAPPLGFMPVVRPRVERLEPGDRLLLFTDGLGEARREGEFFPTADRAWRLLGHGTVADGLASLETALVEWVHGRLDDDIALVLMEYTGPRTSGTAAVPSWEVGAAES, via the coding sequence ATGCTGTCCGGTGTACGCACGAAACCCTTCCAGTCGGGCAGCGGCCCGCTGAGCCCCGGATCCCGCGCCGGCCTCGGCGCGGCCTTCGGGCTGCTCGCCGTCGTGTCCGCCATGGAGCTGGCGGACGGCCCGGCCGCCCACTACATCGCGCTGTTGGTGGCCGCTCCGCTCCTCGCCGCCGCGCTGGCCTCCTGGCCGTTGGTGCTCGGGGTGGGCGTCCTCGCCACGGGGATCGGAGCCGCCTTCGCGCTCGGCGAGCGGCCCACCTCCCTGGCCTCCGTCGTCACCGTGGCCGGCGTCGCGCTGGCTACCGGGATCGCGGGCGCGGTGGCGGCGGGACGGCAGCGACAGACGGAGAAGATCGCCGAGCTGTCCCGGCTCGCCTCGGTCGCTCAGCAGGCGGTGCTCCGGACGCTCGGGCCGCAGGTGGGCACCCTCGCGGTCGCCGCCCGCTACATCTCCTCCACCGCTCGAGCCGAGATCGGCGGCGACCTCTACGAGGCGATGGACACCCCGTACGGCGTCCGCATGATCATCGGCGACGTGCGGGGCAAGGGGCTGGACGCGGTCCGGCTGGCCAGCATCGTGCTCGGCTCGTACCGGCACGTCGCGTACGAGCGGGCGGACCTGCGGGCGGTGGTGACCGATCTGGACCGGGCGGTGGCCCGCAACGTGGGCGACGAGGATTTCGTCACCGCCGCGCTGGTCGAGGAGCGGGGCGGCACCCTCACCATCGTCAACTGCGGGCACCCACCGCCGCTGCTGCTACGCCGGGGTGCGGTGATCCCGCTGGAACCGCCCGCGCCCGCGCCTCCGCTGGGTTTCATGCCGGTGGTCCGGCCCCGCGTGGAGCGGCTCGAGCCGGGCGACCGGCTGCTGCTCTTCACCGACGGGCTCGGGGAGGCGCGGCGGGAGGGCGAGTTCTTCCCGACGGCCGACCGGGCCTGGCGGCTGCTCGGCCACGGTACGGTCGCCGACGGCCTCGCCTCGCTGGAGACCGCCCTGGTGGAGTGGGTGCACGGGCGGCTCGACGACGACATCGCGCTGGTCCTGATGGAGTACACCGGCCCCCGTACCAGCGGGACCGCCGCCGTGCCGAGCTGGGAGGTCGGCGCGGCGGAGAGCTGA
- a CDS encoding septal ring lytic transglycosylase RlpA family protein: MAGRHSRTRKFSSPAGIAATAAVGVLLAVGGTVGAVQLTSGEPAAESALAEPTVAEAPPQTVAPSSAVPSASPSASASPSLSPSPKATASPKATRTQAASRSKPRTASPKPTATKATPAPKVVDSGSCGASFYDEGQMTANGETFNPNAMTAAHKTLPFDTRVRVTNPANGKSVTVRINDRGPYIDGRCLDLSRAAFAAIASTDLGAVTVRYEVLG; this comes from the coding sequence GTGGCTGGTAGGCACTCCCGTACCCGCAAGTTCTCCTCGCCGGCCGGCATCGCCGCGACCGCGGCCGTCGGCGTGCTGCTCGCCGTCGGTGGCACCGTGGGTGCGGTCCAGCTCACCTCGGGCGAGCCCGCAGCCGAGTCCGCCCTCGCCGAGCCCACCGTCGCGGAGGCCCCGCCCCAGACTGTCGCCCCCAGCTCGGCCGTGCCCTCCGCCTCGCCCAGCGCGTCCGCCTCGCCGAGCCTCAGCCCGTCACCGAAGGCCACCGCCAGCCCGAAGGCGACCCGGACCCAGGCGGCGTCCCGCAGCAAGCCGCGTACCGCCAGCCCGAAGCCGACGGCGACGAAGGCCACCCCCGCGCCGAAGGTCGTCGACAGTGGCTCCTGCGGCGCGTCCTTCTACGACGAGGGACAGATGACCGCGAACGGGGAGACCTTCAACCCCAACGCCATGACCGCGGCGCACAAGACCCTGCCGTTCGACACGAGGGTCCGGGTGACCAACCCGGCCAACGGCAAGTCGGTGACCGTCCGGATCAACGACCGCGGCCCGTACATCGACGGCCGGTGCCTGGACCTGTCCCGGGCCGCCTTCGCGGCGATCGCCTCGACCGACCTCGGTGCGGTCACCGTCCGCTACGAGGTGCTCGGCTGA
- a CDS encoding phosphoribosyltransferase, with protein sequence MGDVLSRRLVELFHWVDPGPDSSHLVSDTSGWWRDPAVLAGIGPALAGLFPDARPTVVVAPEVTGLLLGPLVAVAAGAGFLPAYKMGGQRRRAGPMRWAETPPDYRGRRLRMGVDAHRLGPADRVLLVDDWVATGAQLDALDQVVRGSGAELVGAAAVVATCPPYVAERLRLRSLLTGDDLD encoded by the coding sequence ATGGGTGACGTGCTGAGCCGACGCCTGGTCGAGCTGTTCCACTGGGTCGATCCCGGTCCGGACAGCAGTCATCTGGTCAGCGACACCTCCGGCTGGTGGCGGGATCCGGCCGTGCTGGCCGGCATCGGACCGGCCCTGGCCGGCCTCTTCCCGGACGCCCGGCCCACCGTCGTGGTGGCCCCCGAGGTGACCGGGCTGCTGCTCGGCCCACTGGTCGCGGTGGCCGCCGGTGCCGGTTTCCTGCCCGCGTACAAGATGGGCGGCCAGCGGCGGCGGGCCGGCCCGATGCGCTGGGCCGAGACGCCACCGGACTACCGGGGCCGGCGGCTACGCATGGGCGTGGACGCCCACCGGCTCGGCCCCGCCGACCGGGTGCTGCTCGTCGACGACTGGGTGGCCACCGGCGCCCAACTGGACGCACTCGACCAGGTGGTCCGGGGCAGCGGGGCGGAGCTGGTCGGGGCGGCCGCGGTCGTCGCGACCTGCCCGCCGTACGTCGCCGAGCGGCTCCGGCTGCGCTCCCTGCTCACCGGAGACGACCTCGACTGA
- a CDS encoding questin oxidase family protein, giving the protein MSDDILDEAYQRLHHTGPEYEGWLSNHGPMAVEALVRHGHGTRVHRWLDDYLHRLDERPRGLRPIDDWRAALGDPKRAGDWLAHFDREVRERPWREVLGTWWPRLLPGIAAGATHGVIRVGHAVRVLRTDGVSPERLAELGQALGYWAARWQPVPGAGPLTGRSGVTEALAGLPRIPERTGGIRERLGRLADVPEWSDAAAALRPPATPAEAERVLTELVHRAGLDYLRFGHGNPVMLVHAVTAPTAVLRTLPALDRALWAPSVAAAWSATAAVTSVYAPPAPAARPAITAAAEPAEVFARAARHGDAHVVKLADAVLEAHAATGDAEVLAAAGYAGQLI; this is encoded by the coding sequence ATGAGCGACGACATCCTGGACGAGGCCTACCAGCGACTGCACCACACCGGCCCGGAATACGAGGGCTGGCTGTCCAACCACGGGCCGATGGCGGTCGAGGCGCTGGTCCGGCACGGTCACGGCACACGGGTGCACCGCTGGCTGGACGACTACCTGCACCGGCTGGACGAGCGGCCACGCGGACTGCGGCCGATCGACGACTGGCGGGCCGCGCTCGGCGACCCGAAGCGGGCCGGCGACTGGCTCGCCCACTTCGACCGGGAGGTGCGCGAACGGCCCTGGCGGGAGGTGCTGGGCACCTGGTGGCCACGGCTGCTGCCGGGCATCGCGGCCGGGGCCACCCACGGGGTGATCCGGGTCGGGCACGCCGTCCGGGTGTTGCGTACCGACGGGGTGAGCCCGGAGCGGCTCGCCGAGCTGGGCCAGGCGCTCGGCTACTGGGCCGCCCGCTGGCAGCCGGTGCCCGGGGCCGGCCCGCTCACCGGCCGGTCCGGCGTGACGGAAGCGCTGGCCGGGCTGCCCCGGATCCCCGAGCGGACCGGCGGCATCCGGGAGCGACTGGGCCGCCTGGCGGACGTACCGGAGTGGTCCGACGCGGCGGCGGCGCTGCGCCCGCCGGCAACCCCGGCGGAGGCCGAGCGGGTCCTCACCGAACTGGTGCACCGGGCCGGCCTGGACTACCTCCGGTTCGGGCACGGCAACCCGGTGATGCTGGTGCACGCGGTGACCGCGCCGACCGCGGTGCTGCGTACGCTGCCGGCCCTGGACCGGGCGCTGTGGGCGCCGAGCGTCGCCGCGGCCTGGTCGGCCACGGCCGCCGTGACCTCGGTGTACGCCCCACCCGCGCCGGCCGCTCGACCGGCGATCACGGCGGCGGCAGAGCCGGCAGAGGTGTTCGCCCGGGCGGCCCGGCACGGCGACGCGCACGTGGTGAAGCTGGCCGACGCGGTGCTCGAGGCGCACGCGGCTACCGGCGACGCCGAGGTGCTGGCGGCGGCCGGCTACGCCGGCCAGCTCATCTGA
- a CDS encoding alpha/beta hydrolase, with the protein MADRRAVLVPGRGYDTRAPLFAYAGEALRRLGFDIHEVTWQVPRDLRADRTTEWVAEQLAPVLADGDLLVGKSLGTFATTLAADRGLRAVWLTPVLNHPDVVDGLGRATAPFLLIGGTADSLWDGELARRLSPHVLEVPDADHSMLVPGPLARSAEVLGRVCTAVEEFVR; encoded by the coding sequence ATGGCGGACCGACGGGCGGTGCTCGTTCCGGGCCGGGGCTACGACACCCGGGCCCCGCTCTTCGCGTACGCCGGGGAGGCGCTGCGCCGCCTCGGCTTCGACATCCACGAGGTGACCTGGCAGGTGCCCCGGGACCTGCGCGCCGATCGGACCACCGAGTGGGTGGCCGAGCAGCTGGCGCCCGTCCTGGCCGACGGCGACCTCCTCGTCGGCAAGTCACTGGGCACCTTCGCGACCACGCTCGCGGCCGACCGTGGGCTGCGGGCCGTGTGGCTGACCCCGGTGCTCAACCACCCTGACGTGGTCGACGGGTTGGGTCGGGCGACCGCGCCGTTCCTGTTGATCGGCGGCACCGCCGACTCGCTGTGGGACGGAGAGCTGGCGCGCCGGCTCAGCCCACACGTGCTGGAGGTGCCGGACGCCGACCACTCGATGCTGGTGCCCGGCCCGCTGGCCCGGTCGGCCGAGGTGCTGGGCCGGGTCTGCACCGCCGTGGAGGAGTTTGTCAGATGA
- a CDS encoding ASCH domain-containing protein, with protein MWPRIGGLRTLALGTPGELRANLNALVLAGVKTATAGLTSEYAGENEELEHVGERLVLVDDHDALVGVVEVTGVEVVRFADVSWDFARSEGEGDRSIEEWREGHRRFWAREGVAVDDDSQVVCLRFRLTSAGDGGISTGDLGT; from the coding sequence ATGTGGCCCCGCATCGGTGGACTTCGCACCCTCGCCCTCGGCACGCCCGGCGAGCTGCGCGCCAACCTCAACGCCCTCGTGCTGGCCGGCGTGAAGACCGCCACGGCCGGCCTGACCAGTGAGTACGCCGGCGAGAACGAGGAGCTGGAGCACGTCGGCGAACGGCTGGTCCTGGTCGACGACCACGACGCGCTGGTCGGGGTCGTCGAGGTCACCGGCGTCGAGGTGGTCCGCTTCGCCGATGTGTCCTGGGACTTCGCCCGCTCGGAGGGGGAGGGTGACCGGTCCATCGAGGAGTGGCGGGAGGGGCATCGTCGCTTCTGGGCCCGGGAGGGCGTCGCGGTCGACGACGACTCCCAGGTGGTCTGCCTCCGGTTCCGGCTGACCTCCGCCGGAGACGGCGGCATCAGCACCGGCGACCTCGGCACCTGA
- a CDS encoding LLM class flavin-dependent oxidoreductase: MRIGIVILPDQRWSDSRRRWRQAEEWGFDHAWTYDHLGWRDLVDGPWFDSMTTLTAAATVTSRIRLGTLVASPNFRHPAAFARQVTALDDVSEGRLLLGLGAGGIGFDATVLGGETLPPRQRVDRFAEFTELLDLILREDGTTWRGEWFAAVDARNNPGCVQRPRVPFVMAANGSRSMRLAARFGQGWVTTGLGGDDLESWWASVEDLAARMEVILDRAGRDPATLDRYLSLDSAPVFSLTSVDFFTEQVARAARLGFTDVVTHWPRASSWYAGDEGVLAAATALLPELRRA; this comes from the coding sequence ATGCGGATTGGCATTGTGATCCTGCCCGACCAGCGCTGGTCGGACTCGCGGCGGCGCTGGCGGCAGGCGGAGGAGTGGGGCTTCGACCACGCCTGGACGTACGACCACCTGGGCTGGCGGGACCTGGTCGACGGTCCCTGGTTCGACTCGATGACCACACTGACCGCCGCCGCGACGGTCACCTCGCGGATCCGCCTCGGCACGCTGGTCGCCTCGCCCAACTTCCGACACCCGGCGGCGTTCGCCCGGCAGGTGACCGCGCTGGACGACGTCTCCGAAGGCCGGCTGCTGCTCGGCCTCGGCGCGGGCGGCATCGGCTTCGACGCCACGGTGCTCGGCGGGGAGACCCTGCCGCCGCGGCAGCGGGTCGACCGGTTCGCCGAGTTCACCGAGTTGCTGGACCTGATCCTGCGGGAGGACGGCACCACCTGGCGTGGCGAATGGTTCGCCGCGGTGGACGCGCGGAACAATCCCGGCTGCGTGCAGCGGCCCCGGGTCCCGTTCGTGATGGCCGCGAACGGGTCCCGCTCGATGCGGCTGGCGGCCCGGTTCGGGCAGGGGTGGGTGACCACCGGCCTCGGCGGCGACGACCTGGAGAGCTGGTGGGCGTCCGTCGAGGATCTCGCCGCCCGGATGGAGGTGATCCTGGACCGGGCGGGCCGTGACCCGGCCACCCTGGACCGCTACCTCTCGCTCGACTCGGCACCGGTCTTCTCGCTGACCAGCGTGGACTTCTTCACCGAGCAGGTCGCCCGGGCCGCCCGGCTGGGCTTCACCGACGTGGTGACCCACTGGCCCCGGGCCAGCAGTTGGTACGCCGGCGACGAGGGGGTGCTGGCGGCGGCGACGGCCCTGCTGCCCGAGCTGCGCCGGGCCTGA
- a CDS encoding MerR family transcriptional regulator: MELLTIGTFARAARLTPKALRLYDELGLLPPAAVDPHSGYRYYEPAQLDRARLIAALRRAGMPLADIRAVCGLPPDAAAEAVDAWWRRVSTDTAARGRVVALLVDQLSEGRPTMSGITFRYAVRCETGIARDSNEDTAYASPALLAVADGMRGPGGAEASAAAVDALRPLELADVPAAELLATLAGAVTAADRTVRATAADGHQPVTTLTAILRRGSQLALVHVGDTRAYLLRGGELFRLTQDHTYVQSLVDQGRLSPTEAAAHPQRALLVRALGSGAQVEADLALRTALVGDRYLLCSDGLSAVVGQETLHDALAADDPETAVGRLVDLAYAEGAPDNVACVVADVMSA; this comes from the coding sequence GTGGAGCTGCTGACCATCGGGACGTTCGCCCGCGCGGCCCGACTGACGCCCAAGGCGTTACGGCTCTATGACGAGCTGGGGCTGCTGCCGCCCGCGGCCGTCGACCCGCACTCGGGTTACCGGTACTACGAGCCGGCGCAGCTCGACCGGGCCCGGCTGATCGCCGCGCTGCGCCGGGCCGGGATGCCGCTCGCGGACATCCGGGCCGTCTGCGGCCTGCCGCCGGACGCCGCAGCCGAGGCGGTCGACGCCTGGTGGCGCCGGGTCAGCACGGACACGGCGGCTCGCGGTCGCGTCGTCGCGCTCCTCGTCGACCAGCTCTCCGAAGGGAGACCCACCATGTCCGGCATCACCTTCCGGTACGCCGTCCGCTGCGAGACCGGCATTGCCCGGGACTCGAACGAGGACACCGCGTACGCCAGCCCGGCCCTGCTCGCCGTGGCCGACGGCATGCGCGGCCCGGGCGGCGCCGAGGCCAGTGCCGCCGCCGTCGACGCGCTCCGGCCGCTGGAGCTCGCCGACGTGCCGGCCGCCGAGCTGCTCGCCACGCTGGCCGGGGCGGTGACGGCGGCCGACCGCACGGTACGCGCCACCGCCGCCGACGGGCACCAGCCGGTCACCACGCTCACCGCGATCCTGCGTCGCGGGTCGCAGCTGGCCCTGGTGCACGTCGGGGACACCCGGGCTTACCTGCTGCGGGGAGGTGAGCTGTTCCGGCTGACCCAGGACCACACCTACGTGCAGTCGCTGGTCGACCAGGGCCGGCTCAGCCCGACCGAAGCGGCCGCCCATCCCCAGCGAGCCCTGCTGGTGCGGGCGCTCGGGAGCGGCGCCCAGGTCGAGGCCGATCTGGCGCTGCGTACCGCCCTCGTCGGGGACCGCTATCTGCTCTGCTCCGACGGGCTCTCCGCCGTGGTCGGGCAGGAGACCCTGCACGACGCGCTCGCCGCCGACGATCCGGAGACCGCCGTCGGCCGCCTGGTCGATCTCGCGTACGCCGAGGGCGCGCCGGACAACGTCGCCTGCGTGGTCGCCGACGTCATGTCGGCGTAG
- a CDS encoding PadR family transcriptional regulator produces MREPTFLILTALAAGPRHGYGIIQEVVALSEQRVTLLPGTLYTALDRLTAQGLVEPDREEVVDGRLRRYYRLTPGGLDALQAETGRLRQLATVAETRLRALRPRTA; encoded by the coding sequence ATGCGTGAGCCGACCTTCCTGATCCTCACCGCGCTCGCGGCCGGCCCCCGGCACGGCTACGGGATCATCCAGGAGGTCGTCGCGCTCTCCGAGCAGCGCGTCACCCTGCTGCCCGGCACCCTCTACACCGCGCTCGACCGGCTGACCGCGCAGGGCCTCGTGGAGCCGGATCGCGAGGAGGTGGTGGACGGCCGGCTGCGCCGCTACTACCGCCTCACCCCCGGCGGGCTCGACGCCCTTCAGGCCGAGACCGGCCGGCTGCGCCAGCTCGCCACCGTGGCCGAGACCCGGTTGCGCGCCCTGCGCCCCCGCACCGCCTGA
- a CDS encoding NUDIX hydrolase, whose protein sequence is MRDEIRALVEALRPGDELEARHRAETLAWLAGTDDIFRRRKPRTPSPHLVAYFLLRDESDGAVLLVDHRNAGMWLPSGGHVEPGEHPVQTVRREVVEELGVPAVFAPRLGERPAFLTVTPTVGPPEDRHTDVSLWYVLSGSRDQRLVPDPGEFRGVRWWTPRGVAEAEPGTIEPHLGRMLAKLAILEAAAPA, encoded by the coding sequence GTGCGGGACGAGATCCGGGCCCTGGTCGAGGCGTTGAGGCCGGGCGACGAGCTGGAGGCACGGCACCGGGCGGAGACGCTGGCCTGGCTGGCCGGGACGGACGACATCTTCCGCCGGCGGAAGCCGCGTACGCCCTCGCCCCACCTGGTGGCCTACTTCCTGCTGCGGGACGAGTCGGACGGCGCGGTGCTGCTGGTCGACCACCGCAACGCGGGGATGTGGCTGCCCAGCGGCGGCCATGTCGAGCCGGGCGAGCACCCGGTGCAGACCGTACGCCGGGAGGTGGTGGAGGAGTTGGGCGTGCCGGCCGTCTTCGCCCCGCGGCTCGGCGAGCGCCCGGCCTTCCTCACCGTCACGCCGACCGTCGGCCCGCCCGAGGACCGGCACACCGACGTGAGTCTCTGGTACGTGCTGAGCGGCAGCCGCGACCAACGGCTGGTGCCCGATCCCGGCGAGTTCCGGGGCGTCCGCTGGTGGACGCCCCGAGGGGTGGCCGAGGCCGAGCCGGGGACGATCGAGCCGCACCTGGGCCGGATGCTCGCCAAGCTCGCCATCCTTGAGGCGGCTGCCCCCGCCTGA
- a CDS encoding GNAT family N-acetyltransferase, protein MPELQRLDLHHAPALLRFERENRAYFARFVPDRGDDYFTGFTARHAELLAEQAAGECHFHVLIDDDGAVLGRFNLVDVADGGAELGYRVAERATGRGVAQEGVRRVCELARDEYGLCQLVASAALANPASLAVLRRSGFVPVGEVLLAGQPGLRHVRDLTLGV, encoded by the coding sequence ATGCCCGAACTGCAGCGGCTCGATCTCCACCACGCCCCCGCGCTGCTCCGCTTCGAGCGGGAGAACCGGGCGTACTTCGCGCGGTTCGTGCCGGACCGGGGCGACGACTACTTCACCGGGTTCACCGCCCGCCACGCGGAACTGCTCGCGGAGCAGGCCGCCGGCGAGTGTCACTTCCACGTCCTCATCGATGACGACGGCGCGGTGCTCGGGCGGTTCAACCTGGTCGACGTCGCCGACGGCGGCGCCGAGCTGGGCTACCGGGTGGCCGAGCGGGCCACCGGACGCGGGGTTGCGCAGGAGGGCGTCCGCCGCGTCTGCGAGCTGGCCCGGGACGAGTACGGGCTGTGCCAACTGGTCGCGTCGGCTGCGCTGGCCAACCCGGCCTCGCTCGCGGTGCTGCGGCGCAGCGGGTTCGTTCCGGTAGGCGAGGTGCTGCTCGCCGGGCAGCCCGGCCTGCGGCACGTGCGCGACCTGACGCTGGGCGTCTGA
- a CDS encoding TetR/AcrR family transcriptional regulator: protein MPERGPSRGRPRDIDVDRRILIAARDLLLVNGYAALSIDEVADRAGVAKTTLYRRWPTKDHLIVAVVALMQDDVPILDTGDIRADLTDYLRQVADGLNTMRRAGLPEGADDRSAGVVAEVAAAAARHADLGTLIRAVFARRNAMAIGLLASAVRRGALRTDLDVAVLFDQLVGPLYYRILVTGEPVDHPYLDLIIDGALRGARPSHAHPA, encoded by the coding sequence ATGCCCGAACGTGGCCCCTCTCGGGGCCGTCCCCGAGACATCGACGTTGACCGGCGAATCCTGATCGCCGCCCGGGATCTGTTGCTGGTCAATGGTTACGCCGCACTGTCCATCGACGAGGTCGCCGACCGGGCCGGCGTCGCCAAGACCACCCTCTACCGGCGCTGGCCGACCAAGGACCATCTGATCGTGGCCGTTGTTGCACTGATGCAGGATGACGTGCCGATCCTGGATACCGGTGACATCCGGGCCGATCTGACCGACTACCTACGTCAGGTGGCCGACGGCCTGAACACCATGCGCCGGGCCGGCTTGCCCGAAGGCGCGGACGACCGCTCGGCCGGCGTTGTCGCGGAAGTCGCGGCGGCGGCGGCCCGGCACGCCGACCTCGGCACGCTGATTCGGGCCGTGTTCGCCCGCCGTAACGCGATGGCCATCGGACTGCTGGCCTCCGCAGTCCGACGCGGCGCACTGCGCACAGACCTCGATGTTGCCGTCCTGTTCGATCAGCTGGTCGGCCCGCTGTACTACCGGATCCTGGTTACCGGCGAGCCGGTCGACCATCCCTACCTGGACCTGATCATCGACGGCGCCCTTCGCGGTGCCCGACCATCCCACGCCCACCCAGCCTGA
- a CDS encoding PadR family transcriptional regulator produces the protein MSSRVMTEPAFFILTALVDAPRHGYGIVADVAELSRGRVQLKIGSLYGALDRLVGDGLVELDREEAWQGRLRRYYRLTERGRDALAVEAQRLAANARLASTRLGNQRNPITGPAPS, from the coding sequence ATGAGTTCTAGGGTGATGACGGAACCGGCCTTCTTCATCCTCACCGCGCTGGTTGACGCTCCACGCCACGGCTACGGGATCGTCGCGGACGTGGCAGAGCTGTCGCGAGGGCGGGTGCAGTTGAAGATCGGCTCCCTGTACGGGGCTTTGGACCGGCTCGTCGGCGACGGCCTGGTCGAGCTGGACCGCGAGGAGGCATGGCAAGGGCGGTTACGCCGGTACTACCGATTGACTGAGCGGGGCCGCGACGCCCTCGCCGTGGAGGCGCAACGGCTGGCCGCGAACGCCCGCCTCGCCTCGACCCGGCTAGGTAACCAGCGGAACCCGATCACGGGGCCGGCGCCGTCATGA